The segment CAAATTTGGGAACTGACTTAATAAgcatttcacatacagtactgtgaaaagtcttgagccacctctcaaatttaattatgttgattaaattaaagcaaTGGGATCgagtgttttactgtgacaggctgcaaagtgctgaaaaatacaatttaaaagatAGGTTGTTTATGTAGTAACCTCAGCTTACATCGTACTTACATCAGCACCAATTAAACTAGAATCCGGATATCAGCTCTCTCTCTTAACaagtttatataattaaacagatgcccacaatatgcaaatatttgaaggaaaaggtttttaaaccaaacaaaatgaatgaaaatccTTCATGCCAGCTCAGCTCACACCTTCTCCAGCTACGGAAGTCAGTCACCTCTGCGTGGCAGTCTGCGGCAGTATTATAGGTGTACAAGCAATCCCAGCGAAAGATTCTGGAAAGTGCAGATCCCTCTCCCACTCGTCCATCTCTGTGTTGTAGACTTGGACGATGCTTGTAACGTTATTCAGATGCCAGTTGTATCCCCCGACAACGTAAATCTTTTTATCCAGTAAGCAACAGCCTGCTTCGGACTGGCCTGCGCGCATCGGACTAACAGTCGTCCACTGATCTGTCTCCGGATTGTAATATTCCACTGCTAGAACGTCGAAGCAGCGGTCCACATGGTCCATTCTCCCTCCAAGAGCATAGACACGCTCGTTTACACTGATCATGGCATGCAGCACTCGTGGCTCGTTCATTGGGCATTTGAAGTCCCACTGGTCTGTGCCTGGATCGTAGCAATGGAGAGACTTTTTATCCTCAACGGAAACCCCATATCCGCCCGAGATATAAAGTTTATCTCCGCATGTTGCGCCTGCGTGTCCCCATATCCTTCTCTTAAGCGAATCCACGTAAGTCCATTCGTTTTTCTTGGGGCAGTAACATTCAACGGAAGAAAGGCTGCCGGATCTGTTGCGCCCCCCGGTGGCATACAACCGTCCTTGCAGTACATTGAGCTGGAACTGGATGCGGCTCTCCTGCATCGGCCTGATGCGCAACCACTGGTTGAGATGGGGGTCGTATCGGAAACAGATGTCCACGGCGCCTTCACCGCTGCGGTATTGCAGATGCTGCCCACCGACCACGTAAACGAAATTATCGAGAACGGAAACACAGGCGTGGCTGCAGCCCGTCTCCATGTCGGTCAGCTCCTTGAACTGTCTGGCTGTGCTATCTGCCAGGCAGTACACTTTTGCACTCACTGTACGGTCATTGTCAGTGTAAGGCGTGCCCCCGAAAGCAATAAGCGAAACAACGTCTGACCGAATGACGGTGCGAGGGGACTGCATCTCGTGCTGGCGGAAAGGAAGTATCTGATAATTAAAGGCCTCCAGCAGGTACTGCCGGCACAACACATCCTCCACCATGATGTCCACAGTCTGCACGCGGTCCACCAGCTCAGAGGAGCGCATGAGCGGAAAGCGGACGTGCCGCAGCACCTCGTTCGCTGCAGGACGGCGCGAGTCATCGTGCCGAAGCCACCGGATGGCCGCATGAAACAAATCAATCTCGGTACATCCCTTCAGCTTGTTGCTCTGGAGGAAAAACACGAGGCGCTCCAGGGGGATATGCAGGAAATCCTCCTCTTCGGCAATCTGAGGGAAGTGGCGGAACGTGAACGCGTCCACCGATTCTTTTAGAGACGACAAGCTGAAGATGGCAGCCATCTGACCGATGTTTAAACAAGTCTCGACGCTCATGGCCGACTTCAGGAACTCTTCACAGAGCTCCACCACCGGCACCATTTGAAGGAAGACGGCTGCCCCGAGCACATCCTGGATGCAGTCGAGGTCGAGCGTGACCTCGGAGCTATAGGCGAAATCGATGATGTGCTTAAGGCCACGTGCTGACAAGCCCTGAAGCTCGATCGTAGCCTGGTTTGACTCCTTCATCCCACCAGTGAACATGgctctaaaaaaaacaattaggaGAACATGAATCATTGTTTTAGAATTAATACAAAGTTGTACTGCCATAAAAACTTGATATCTGTATAATTTCATGACTCCAACCATTAGCAGAGGAAGTACTCGAGGATTTTGATAGAAACATCCTGTTTCAGCAAACTTTAAATGCTGCACAAACATCACAACCCTTGTTATAATACCCAAGTTCATGCACTCTAAAATTGATTCATCAACATTTTTTATTGGATCATTCCCAATAAGCTTCTTACCGCAGAAAGCCGGTATGGCTTTGAGCCACATTACCTTAATTATTGATTAAAGCATATTACATTCCAGGAAAGAAGATCAAATTCCCCCTGCTGTTGAGTTACTATCACTCAGAAAATACCcattttaaatgtctatttCAAAAGAATCCTCACCTAAAGTAGTTGCTGCAGGATGCCAGCACTGCTTTGTGAACCCTGAAGCATTCGTTGTTGACGGTGAGTTCTACATCCAGTAACTGGCCTTGGTCTCGCAGAGCAGAGAGTCCCCTCAGAAGTGAGCTACTGTGACTAGGAGCTGAGAAGGTGCAGCGGAGGGTGCTGTTCTTATTGTTAGCCATGCTGCAAAAAGAGAAGAATCGGTTTACGTCTTCTGTCTCTTACCGCACATGACTCGCGGTCTCTGGCGAGGTAATCCATCAAACTcaagaacacacacaacatggcaaTGTACGTGACCGGGGCTTCTCGCTGCTCTGTTTTGTGCCGACTCCCCAGCAACAGGCTCTCCAGTTTCTAAGCGCCGACCAACGTGACACCTGCAACTgcgttttctttttaattattcagcAAACGGAGATTaggtatagttttttttatgactttttctGGATGACCATCAAAACATTGCATTTTCATTAGAACAAAGATGAGTGAAAAGCCAGATTATGATGAAAACAGGATGATTCATTGGGTGCATGAAGAGTCTGGAGACTAAGAGGCACAATATGATAAAAACGTTGTGTACCAGACAAAAGTTGGACGTATACACCATATAAAAGGTTAAAACACCGGCAAGGAAAAAACAGGCACCAATCCGATACGGTACTCATTTCTTTAGACTAAACTGCTTAAGTTTATGGTTTTAACCATGTGATACTATTAGGAACTGTGACTGTTACATCAAGCACAAGGCGGCATGAATGGCCATCATATAAATCTATTTGCAGGCATGAAGCAGTAAAGCAAGGGTGCAGTGAAACTCTTAAATATGAGAGCAGTTCAGTTCTGCGAGCACCGAGTCACATCTGCTTCTATCACATTTCTAATTCTAATGTTATCCTCTcatttttatgaaatatattCTTTTAACACCATATTGTCTTAAACAAAGCACACAGTGCAAGGATTTAATTGCTAACAGCATCCCAGATAAACagggttaaaatttaattttccacactgactgattttatttataatggaTATAAACCAGTCGATTGGCCAGTGACCAGAActggctggttttcagtttgattgacCATGACCGGTGATCGTCTGATTCTGTACCGAGCACAGAAGCTTCTGAGTaccacaacagaaacacattcaaAAATCGCGCACGTTAAAAGCCTCCAATCTGCCCTCAAACCAACTCATTACACAAGCCTTAAAACACTGTGAGTGCTAATTAGTCGAAAATCGCATGCTATAGAAGCCACTCAACCCGTGTGCTTATTGTtaagttgagttttgagacatTAGAGCAGGCCCTCTCAAAATCCAGACTCGGTACAAGTCAATCCAGACCTGGCCCACAACTCAAATTAGCActgcaataaaacaatacaatgaCTAAGACCAGAAAGTCCCAGAAATGCAACATAGTGGATCCCAAACGCCTGTAAACACCAACAAGGCAAGGAAGACAATGTAATGAAGTGTATGTTTCCTACTTGGCATACAGGGAAACTacacttaagcaaaaaaaatatagcaTAACGTAAGTTACTGTTTCTCTTCCGTATTGTGCCATAtagtaattaaacattaaataattcaGACCTAGGTGATAATCAGTCCTTCATATAATTAAATAGCTGtattatcataccatcagtgttcctgagatgaccagcagccGATGCCGATGGCATTTTTCCACTAGGTTTGAATCTATTTTCTCTCAGACAAAAtacaagtactgagtaactgtttcaatagtaatgtttgatttatttttaaaattataataatatacacttacccaaaggattattaggaacaccatactaatacggtgtttgaccccctttcgccttcagaactgccttaattctacatggcattgattcaacaaggtgctgaaagcattctttagaaatgttggcccatattgataggatagcatcttgcagttgatggagatttgtgggatgcacatccagggcacgaagcccccattccaccacatcccaaagatgctctattgggttgagatctggtgactgtaggggccattttagtacagtgaactcattgtcatgttcaagaaaccaatttgaaatgattcaagctttgtgatATGGTGCATTATCCTACATGGTGGTCAtgaagggatggacatggtcagaaacaatgctcaggtagcccgtggcatttaaaggatgcccaattggcactaaggggcctaaagtgtgccaagaaaacatcccccacaccattacaccaccaccaccagcctgcacagtggtaacaaggcatgatggatccatgttctcattctgtttacgccaaattctgactctaccatttgaatgtctcaacagaaattgagactcatcagaccaggcaacactTTTTTGGAcaaactgtccaattttggtgagctcgtgcaaactgtagcctctttttcctatttgtagtgaagatgagtggtacccggtggggtcttctgcggttgtagcccatccgcctcaagattgtgcgtgttgtggcttcacaaatgctttgcggcatacctcggttgtaacgagtggttatttcagtcaaagttgctcttctgtcagcttgaatcagtcgacccattctcctctgacctctagcatcaacaaggcattttcgccgtatactggatgtttttcccttttcactccattctttgtaaaccctagaaatggttgtgcgtgaaaatcccagtaactgagcagattgtgaaatactcagatctggcaccaacaaccatgccacgctcaaaattgcttaaatcaccttttcttcccattctgacattcagtttggagttcaggagattggcttgaccaggaccacacccctaaatgcattgaagcaactgccatgtgattggttgattagataattgcattaattgagaaattgaacaggtgttcctaataatcctttaggtacaCACTGCAGTagtatatatacaaacacatacatacactgtatatattattatattatattatagttttatattatataaatctaTTCTTTGGCAAGCGAAACATGCTTTTATGATGCCGGCATGTGACTAATTTGTTAAgcttgtttagaaataataattttggcGGATGACCGAGATATGTGCTGCTCAGTTTGTACTGTTTAAATGCTGCCCttagtttttaaatgagaaacctaatataactattattataactattataaagaatggactacatttatatacagtactgaaaacctttttaaaaagtttgaagTTGTAAAAAAATCTGGGAATATTTAATgttgaatcaggatatttataaaatcatgatacttatagaatcgaAATATTAATCGAATCGGCACagaggtatcatgataatatcgtatcaggaggtccctggtgattcccatccccaCTGTTAAGTGATTATGTATTTTTAGCATTGATATAGAGTTAACTGAGGATGAATCCAGGAATAATGCTTCCTTCA is part of the Clarias gariepinus isolate MV-2021 ecotype Netherlands chromosome 15, CGAR_prim_01v2, whole genome shotgun sequence genome and harbors:
- the klhl26 gene encoding kelch-like protein 26 isoform X2, translating into MANNKNSTLRCTFSAPSHSSSLLRGLSALRDQGQLLDVELTVNNECFRVHKAVLASCSNYFRAMFTGGMKESNQATIELQGLSARGLKHIIDFAYSSEVTLDLDCIQDVLGAAVFLQMVPVVELCEEFLKSAMSVETCLNIGQMAAIFSLSSLKESVDAFTFRHFPQIAEEEDFLHIPLERLVFFLQSNKLKGCTEIDLFHAAIRWLRHDDSRRPAANEVLRHVRFPLMRSSELVDRVQTVDIMVEDVLCRQYLLEAFNYQILPFRQHEMQSPRTVIRSDVVSLIAFGGTPYTDNDRTVSAKVYCLADSTARQFKELTDMETGCSHACVSVLDNFVYVVGGQHLQYRSGEGAVDICFRYDPHLNQWLRIRPMQESRIQFQLNVLQGRLYATGGRNRSGSLSSVECYCPKKNEWTYVDSLKRRIWGHAGATCGDKLYISGGYGVSVEDKKSLHCYDPGTDQWDFKCPMNEPRVLHAMISVNERVYALGGRMDHVDRCFDVLAVEYYNPETDQWTTVSPMRAGQSEAGCCLLDKKIYVVGGYNWHLNNVTSIVQVYNTEMDEWERDLHFPESFAGIACTPIILPQTATQR
- the klhl26 gene encoding kelch-like protein 26 isoform X1, producing the protein MAELDGGELSASRSQSSMANNKNSTLRCTFSAPSHSSSLLRGLSALRDQGQLLDVELTVNNECFRVHKAVLASCSNYFRAMFTGGMKESNQATIELQGLSARGLKHIIDFAYSSEVTLDLDCIQDVLGAAVFLQMVPVVELCEEFLKSAMSVETCLNIGQMAAIFSLSSLKESVDAFTFRHFPQIAEEEDFLHIPLERLVFFLQSNKLKGCTEIDLFHAAIRWLRHDDSRRPAANEVLRHVRFPLMRSSELVDRVQTVDIMVEDVLCRQYLLEAFNYQILPFRQHEMQSPRTVIRSDVVSLIAFGGTPYTDNDRTVSAKVYCLADSTARQFKELTDMETGCSHACVSVLDNFVYVVGGQHLQYRSGEGAVDICFRYDPHLNQWLRIRPMQESRIQFQLNVLQGRLYATGGRNRSGSLSSVECYCPKKNEWTYVDSLKRRIWGHAGATCGDKLYISGGYGVSVEDKKSLHCYDPGTDQWDFKCPMNEPRVLHAMISVNERVYALGGRMDHVDRCFDVLAVEYYNPETDQWTTVSPMRAGQSEAGCCLLDKKIYVVGGYNWHLNNVTSIVQVYNTEMDEWERDLHFPESFAGIACTPIILPQTATQR